The Deltaproteobacteria bacterium genome window below encodes:
- the arfB gene encoding aminoacyl-tRNA hydrolase, whose protein sequence is MAMKAFRVPRSEISMAFSRSSGAGGQNVNKVNSKAEVRWDIASSDSVPQDVLGRFLSRYRNRLDAEGLVLVTSERHRDRERNVEDAVEKIEEWVQSVWDKPKPRIKTKPSKGAKRRRVKEKRHDGDKKKVRTEKISVDDWD, encoded by the coding sequence TTGGCAATGAAAGCTTTCCGCGTGCCCCGTTCTGAAATCTCAATGGCGTTCTCTCGAAGTTCGGGAGCAGGCGGCCAGAACGTGAACAAAGTTAATTCCAAAGCGGAGGTTCGTTGGGATATCGCCTCTTCGGATTCCGTCCCACAAGATGTTTTGGGCCGATTTCTCTCTCGCTATCGAAACCGATTGGACGCAGAAGGTCTGGTGCTTGTCACAAGTGAGCGCCACCGCGACCGCGAGAGAAACGTAGAAGATGCGGTAGAAAAAATTGAGGAATGGGTACAGTCAGTTTGGGACAAGCCTAAACCACGAATCAAGACGAAGCCTTCAAAAGGGGCCAAGCGCCGACGGGTAAAGGAAAAGCGGCACGATGGTGATAAGAAGAAAGTAAGGACCGAGAAGATCTCGGTCGACGATTGGGATTGA
- a CDS encoding leucyl aminopeptidase family protein has protein sequence MAKKTSSKKIVAHDFSSDSFFGFSIKPWISSIKQIPLRQARSGFRGSVIVVADPKSKRTLSGLKSQIAVPLAKWQEEQVKGWLEGKRGESDVLHLTLRDGPVWLLKFSDTVHAKGELVERDPLSKTQFVRARDVAGSVFGSAKSAKLEKLVLDFTHATREEFQGFLVGLEIANYSFAEVRGYRSTGLKSVLNFLPPSTLEETKEIKTLIAECGRLGVAVNMARHLTNLPGGTLTPTVYADLARKLVSDLPGVRVDVWDERRLKSENMNLLLAVGGGAASPPRLVQISYRPKDRGAEKKPVALVGKGVTFDSGGLDLKPSSGMRLMKKDMGGSAAVLALTWWAAESGLPLAIDSYLALAENSVSANSFRPGDIVKARNGLAIEIHNTDAEGRLVLADAISVAVNQKGDDAPGCLIDLATLTGAIKVGLGSEIAGLFTNSDDLAREIFDAGLKRGDLSWRMPLYQPYRRSLNSPFADHVNASDGFGGAITAALFLEFFIKNDNKDHVPWAHLDIYAWKDSASGAWLEGGGSGQGVLALTEVLARFVQGKWAEG, from the coding sequence ATGGCAAAGAAAACATCTTCTAAGAAAATCGTAGCTCATGATTTTTCCTCTGATTCATTTTTCGGGTTTTCCATAAAACCTTGGATCTCATCGATCAAGCAGATCCCCCTCAGGCAGGCTCGTTCGGGTTTTCGCGGCTCGGTTATTGTTGTCGCAGATCCGAAGTCAAAACGGACGCTATCTGGATTAAAATCGCAAATCGCAGTTCCCTTGGCTAAATGGCAAGAGGAACAAGTAAAAGGCTGGCTAGAGGGTAAGCGGGGAGAATCAGACGTTTTACATCTCACATTGCGAGACGGTCCCGTCTGGCTGTTGAAATTTTCTGACACTGTTCATGCGAAGGGCGAGTTAGTTGAACGCGATCCGCTTTCAAAAACGCAGTTCGTTCGAGCAAGGGATGTAGCGGGTTCGGTCTTCGGTTCTGCGAAATCGGCAAAGCTTGAAAAGTTAGTACTCGATTTCACTCACGCAACTCGCGAGGAGTTTCAAGGGTTCCTTGTTGGACTTGAAATTGCGAACTACTCATTTGCAGAAGTTCGAGGCTACCGGTCAACTGGCTTGAAATCGGTTTTGAATTTTCTCCCACCTTCGACCTTGGAAGAAACAAAGGAAATTAAAACCCTGATCGCAGAATGTGGTCGCTTGGGTGTCGCCGTTAATATGGCCAGACACCTGACAAATCTTCCAGGTGGAACATTGACACCCACGGTCTACGCCGATCTCGCGAGAAAGCTTGTTTCTGATTTACCCGGTGTTCGAGTCGACGTGTGGGATGAACGCCGCTTGAAATCAGAGAACATGAATTTGCTTCTCGCGGTGGGGGGCGGGGCCGCGTCGCCGCCAAGATTGGTGCAGATTTCGTATCGACCTAAAGATCGTGGCGCAGAAAAAAAGCCGGTTGCTCTGGTTGGAAAGGGAGTGACCTTTGACTCTGGCGGCCTGGATTTGAAACCTAGTTCCGGTATGAGGTTGATGAAAAAAGATATGGGTGGATCAGCCGCCGTTCTCGCTCTCACCTGGTGGGCCGCGGAATCGGGCCTACCACTCGCAATCGATAGCTATTTGGCGCTCGCCGAGAATTCTGTCTCGGCAAATTCATTTCGACCAGGCGATATCGTAAAGGCTCGAAATGGATTGGCGATCGAAATTCACAACACGGATGCTGAAGGTCGACTGGTTTTGGCTGATGCAATCTCGGTGGCGGTAAATCAAAAAGGTGACGATGCCCCTGGCTGTTTAATTGATCTCGCAACGCTAACGGGTGCGATCAAAGTTGGTCTTGGCTCTGAGATTGCGGGCTTGTTTACCAATAGTGACGATCTTGCTCGGGAAATTTTTGATGCTGGCTTGAAGCGGGGTGACCTGTCTTGGCGAATGCCTCTTTATCAACCTTATCGTCGAAGTCTGAATTCGCCGTTTGCGGATCACGTAAACGCCAGCGACGGATTCGGCGGAGCAATCACGGCGGCATTGTTTCTTGAGTTCTTCATCAAGAATGACAACAAGGATCACGTTCCATGGGCGCATCTCGACATCTACGCTTGGAAGGACAGTGCATCTGGCGCATGGCTCGAAGGTGGTGGAAGCGGACAAGGTGTCCTTGCATTGACCGAGGTTTTGGCGCGTTTTGTTCAAGGCAAATGGGCGGAAGGTTGA
- a CDS encoding prohibitin family protein, translating to MDPATQIGEFFKSFGKFNGVLIGLGILVLLIFNSSYVVPPGHRGVLITLGKVSPVFSPEGLGFKLPFITSVVNVSIKQATRTVSADCYSSDLQQIKAEIRVLYRVPENSIVKIFQEYSGDAFDSLIYPRVSEALKEVTALQSAEQIVKKREEIKTKALLSAKAKVGDILIIEDLVIQDVSLSKELETAIESKMVQEQEAAKAKFTQQKAEIEANTAIIKAKGEAEAIRVRGRALQESPGLVQLQIVEKWNGISPLVVGGGQGSQGANILLPIGNVRNQ from the coding sequence GGCGTTCTCATCGGCCTGGGAATCCTCGTGCTTCTGATATTCAACAGCAGCTATGTCGTGCCCCCGGGCCACCGAGGCGTATTGATCACGCTTGGAAAAGTATCGCCCGTCTTTTCGCCGGAAGGTCTTGGTTTTAAATTACCGTTCATAACTTCGGTCGTGAACGTGTCGATCAAGCAAGCGACTCGTACTGTCAGTGCCGACTGCTACTCAAGCGACCTGCAGCAGATCAAAGCAGAGATTCGCGTGCTCTATCGCGTCCCGGAAAATTCGATTGTCAAAATCTTTCAGGAATACTCGGGCGACGCGTTTGATAGTTTGATTTACCCTCGAGTTTCAGAAGCACTAAAAGAAGTCACGGCACTTCAAAGCGCCGAGCAAATCGTAAAAAAACGCGAAGAAATAAAAACCAAGGCTTTGCTTTCTGCCAAAGCAAAAGTCGGCGACATTCTGATCATTGAGGATCTTGTGATTCAGGACGTTTCGCTTTCGAAAGAATTGGAAACTGCGATCGAATCGAAGATGGTGCAAGAGCAAGAGGCCGCAAAAGCTAAGTTCACGCAGCAAAAAGCAGAGATCGAAGCCAACACGGCGATCATCAAAGCAAAGGGTGAGGCCGAGGCCATTCGCGTCCGCGGCCGCGCGCTTCAAGAGAGTCCCGGTCTTGTGCAACTGCAGATCGTCGAAAAGTGGAATGGCATTTCGCCGCTCGTTGTTGGCGGCGGCCAAGGAAGCCAGGGTGCAAACATTCTTTTGCCGATCGGAAACGTACGCAACCAGTAG
- a CDS encoding zinc ABC transporter substrate-binding protein: MPNSSPTLRVIVTLPEFAEMAKTIGGDAVSVAALLKGIEDPHMVDTTPALILKLMKSDLVVSAGLGLESAWLNRALSKTGRPAIQRGGPGNVELGGFIEVLERPQGSVDRSQGDLHAEGNPHFNLSPKALSQASAGLEKALSFLRPDMKAQFESGRKKFVTEMEDIEKATREILKDRASNRLVMEYHREFVYFFSLYGLTSAGSIEEKPGLSPSSGRLAEVSKSAKSRNVTIAIGGTFAPRQHMRRFSELSGVPFAIVPTMVSTAEPATNTIRSVQRSIAEAIARSTPNK, encoded by the coding sequence ATGCCGAATTCATCGCCCACGCTCCGAGTGATTGTGACACTTCCCGAGTTTGCCGAAATGGCGAAAACCATTGGCGGCGACGCGGTCTCTGTAGCCGCCCTTCTCAAGGGAATAGAAGATCCCCACATGGTCGATACGACACCTGCATTGATTCTAAAATTGATGAAGTCCGATCTCGTCGTATCGGCTGGTCTTGGCCTTGAGAGCGCCTGGCTGAACCGTGCTCTTTCAAAAACCGGTCGACCTGCGATTCAACGAGGCGGCCCAGGAAATGTCGAGCTTGGCGGTTTCATCGAAGTCTTAGAGCGGCCCCAAGGCTCTGTGGACCGATCACAAGGCGATCTCCATGCCGAAGGAAATCCGCACTTCAATCTTTCTCCGAAGGCCCTGTCGCAGGCTTCAGCAGGCTTAGAAAAAGCACTTTCGTTTTTGCGCCCTGACATGAAAGCACAGTTCGAATCTGGCCGGAAAAAGTTTGTAACTGAAATGGAAGACATCGAAAAAGCCACGCGAGAAATCCTTAAAGATCGAGCTTCAAACCGATTGGTGATGGAGTATCATCGCGAGTTCGTCTATTTTTTCTCGCTCTACGGTCTAACCTCCGCTGGATCTATTGAAGAAAAACCGGGCCTGTCCCCAAGCTCTGGTCGGCTCGCCGAAGTCTCGAAGTCCGCTAAATCACGTAACGTGACGATTGCCATCGGCGGAACCTTCGCCCCACGCCAACACATGAGGCGTTTCTCTGAGCTTTCGGGTGTCCCGTTTGCCATCGTTCCGACGATGGTTTCGACAGCGGAACCTGCAACTAACACCATTCGATCCGTGCAACGCTCAATTGCCGAAGCGATCGCACGGTCAACCCCAAATAAGTGA
- a CDS encoding sodium-translocating pyrophosphatase: protein MREISQRCGHTLALILGVAFTILTGNSAFASEANLVMPNLAIPFNIMGTEVLGTHILYSGLIVGALGLVFGLIEYGRIKALKAHQLMLDVSALIYETCKTYLLQQGKFLLLLELFIGACIVYYFGWLQHFEPSKVMLILFWSILGILGSFAVAWFGIRINTFANSRTAFASLEGKAYSVMDIPLRAGMAIGVVLICTEILLMLAILLFVDAASAGACFIGFAIGESLGASALRICGGIFTKIADIASDLMKIVFNIKEDDARNPGVIADCVGDNAGDSVGPTADGFETYGVTGVALITFILLAMGTMVNPDGTHSVVPELANIQPTLIVWIFAMRILMVITSVVSYWINGAVSRSLFMDKKKFNFEIPLTSLVWITSIVSIIVTYVVSYMMLGEQYGTLWWRLSTIISLGTLGAAVIPEATRIFTSAHSKHVQEIVDSGREGGASLVVLSGLVAGNFSAFWKGGIICLLMVGSVMAANSPDLINLIPMAQIPNFSEIHAVFAFGLLAFGFLGMGPVTIAVDSYGPVTDNAQSVFELSLIEQKAGIKEEIKKDFGFTPDFVRGKELLEENDSAGNTFKATAKPVLIGTAVIGATTMIFSIILMLNLQLSLLDPQVLLGLVMGGAVVYWFSGATIQAVTTGAFRAVQYIKENMKLDSSSTSASAKDSNEVVRICTLYAQKGMFNIFFVIFAFTLAFAFYSPKFFTSYLISIAVFGLFQALFMANAGGAWDNAKKVVEVELKEKGTALHAATVVGDTVGDPFKDTSSVALNPVIKFTTLFGLLAVEIAVQMKEQSLYIALFFTLVGLYFVYQSFYGMRIRSGETKVSVAKTVKA from the coding sequence ATGCGCGAAATAAGTCAGCGTTGCGGGCACACCCTTGCTTTAATCTTGGGCGTCGCTTTCACGATCCTAACTGGTAATTCGGCCTTTGCGTCCGAAGCCAATCTCGTCATGCCAAATCTGGCAATCCCGTTCAATATAATGGGAACGGAAGTTCTTGGCACACACATTCTCTATTCCGGCCTGATCGTCGGAGCCTTGGGACTTGTGTTTGGTTTGATCGAGTACGGTCGAATCAAGGCGCTGAAAGCTCACCAACTCATGTTGGACGTTTCAGCTTTGATCTATGAAACGTGCAAAACGTATTTGCTTCAGCAAGGGAAGTTCCTTCTCCTTCTGGAACTCTTCATCGGCGCATGTATCGTTTATTATTTCGGCTGGCTTCAGCACTTCGAACCAAGCAAGGTCATGTTGATTTTGTTCTGGTCGATCTTGGGTATCTTGGGCTCGTTTGCCGTTGCTTGGTTCGGGATCCGAATCAACACCTTCGCAAACTCACGCACAGCGTTTGCTTCGCTTGAGGGCAAGGCCTACTCAGTAATGGATATCCCGCTTCGCGCAGGTATGGCGATCGGCGTTGTTCTGATCTGTACTGAAATCTTACTGATGCTTGCGATCCTCTTGTTTGTTGATGCAGCTAGCGCAGGCGCTTGCTTCATCGGTTTCGCAATCGGTGAATCGCTAGGTGCCTCGGCGCTTCGCATTTGCGGCGGGATCTTCACAAAGATTGCCGACATCGCTTCTGATTTGATGAAGATCGTCTTCAACATTAAAGAAGACGACGCTCGTAACCCAGGTGTCATCGCTGACTGTGTTGGCGACAACGCAGGCGATTCTGTCGGACCTACAGCTGACGGATTTGAAACATATGGCGTAACTGGTGTTGCGCTGATCACGTTCATTTTGCTCGCGATGGGCACAATGGTGAACCCAGACGGAACACACTCGGTTGTTCCTGAACTCGCAAACATTCAGCCAACATTGATCGTTTGGATCTTCGCAATGCGAATTCTGATGGTCATCACATCGGTTGTTTCTTACTGGATCAACGGTGCAGTTTCTCGCTCGCTGTTCATGGATAAAAAGAAGTTTAACTTCGAAATTCCTCTTACAAGCCTCGTTTGGATTACATCGATCGTTTCCATCATCGTCACTTACGTTGTGTCGTACATGATGCTCGGTGAACAATACGGAACATTGTGGTGGAGACTTTCTACCATCATTTCGCTTGGTACACTTGGCGCTGCGGTCATCCCCGAAGCAACTCGTATCTTCACTTCTGCACACAGCAAACACGTTCAAGAGATCGTGGATTCCGGTCGCGAAGGTGGAGCATCGCTCGTCGTACTTTCTGGCCTTGTTGCCGGTAACTTCTCGGCATTCTGGAAAGGTGGCATCATTTGTCTCCTGATGGTCGGTTCAGTTATGGCTGCTAACAGCCCAGACCTGATCAACCTGATCCCAATGGCGCAGATTCCAAACTTCTCGGAAATCCACGCGGTCTTCGCGTTTGGTCTTTTGGCATTCGGATTCTTGGGCATGGGGCCAGTTACAATTGCGGTCGATTCCTACGGCCCAGTGACTGACAACGCGCAATCGGTTTTCGAATTGTCATTGATCGAACAAAAAGCAGGCATCAAAGAAGAAATCAAAAAAGATTTCGGATTCACGCCGGACTTCGTTCGTGGAAAAGAATTGCTAGAAGAAAACGATTCTGCTGGAAACACGTTCAAGGCTACTGCAAAGCCAGTTTTGATCGGGACAGCTGTGATCGGCGCAACAACGATGATCTTCTCGATCATTTTGATGTTGAACCTTCAGCTTTCGCTTCTTGACCCCCAAGTTCTTCTTGGACTTGTTATGGGTGGAGCAGTGGTCTACTGGTTCTCGGGTGCGACGATCCAAGCGGTAACGACAGGTGCGTTCCGTGCGGTTCAGTACATCAAAGAAAACATGAAGCTCGATTCGTCCTCTACGTCGGCGTCGGCAAAAGACTCGAACGAAGTCGTTCGCATCTGTACGCTCTACGCACAAAAAGGGATGTTTAACATCTTCTTCGTGATCTTCGCGTTCACATTGGCATTCGCGTTCTACAGCCCGAAGTTCTTTACTTCGTACCTGATCTCGATTGCGGTCTTTGGCCTGTTCCAAGCTCTCTTCATGGCGAACGCTGGTGGAGCATGGGATAACGCGAAGAAAGTTGTCGAAGTAGAATTGAAAGAAAAAGGCACAGCACTTCACGCGGCAACAGTTGTCGGTGACACTGTTGGCGACCCGTTCAAAGACACTTCTTCTGTCGCCTTGAACCCCGTTATCAAGTTCACAACACTCTTCGGATTGTTGGCGGTTGAAATCGCGGTTCAGATGAAAGAACAGTCCCTGTATATCGCTCTGTTCTTCACGTTGGTCGGCCTGTACTTCGTTTACCAGTCGTTCTATGGAATGCGCATTCGTTCAGGCGAAACGAAAGTATCTGTTGCGAAAACAGTGAAGGCTTAA
- a CDS encoding UDP-2,3-diacylglucosamine diphosphatase yields MITDIYSDKLLIISDLHLGNPFSKAKRPTVEFLNWAAVNGYDIAINGDGFEIAQVSFTRIAKDVPEVFHALKSYTASGRSLYYVIGNHDIVLENFLNDWGGFKMAPFLNVKSGGKRIRVEHGHLYDPSFVNNPELYEFLTWAAGLMLQVHPGLYKVWIAFEKFKSRYLWGKKDLKSLAAAIEGVPLTHIPGEHPAFREAALELSERGFDSIVFGHTHHAGEVLLETGSRYFNSGSWLIGTPFIHISDGRVTVEKWSREWKPKANEVNRDSGSSNSQKSISA; encoded by the coding sequence GTGATTACGGATATTTATTCCGACAAATTGCTGATCATTTCAGATCTTCACCTTGGAAATCCCTTTTCTAAGGCGAAACGCCCCACCGTCGAATTTTTAAATTGGGCGGCGGTCAATGGCTATGATATTGCGATCAATGGCGATGGGTTTGAAATCGCGCAAGTGTCTTTCACGCGAATTGCAAAAGACGTCCCTGAAGTATTTCACGCACTAAAGAGCTACACCGCTAGTGGCCGCAGTCTCTATTACGTCATAGGCAATCACGACATCGTGCTTGAAAACTTCCTCAACGATTGGGGCGGATTCAAGATGGCTCCATTTTTAAATGTCAAATCTGGCGGAAAGCGGATTCGTGTCGAGCACGGACACCTTTACGATCCATCGTTCGTAAACAATCCCGAACTCTACGAATTTTTAACTTGGGCCGCTGGCCTTATGCTTCAGGTCCATCCGGGCCTTTACAAAGTTTGGATCGCGTTCGAAAAATTCAAGTCGCGCTACCTTTGGGGAAAAAAAGATCTAAAAAGTTTAGCGGCGGCGATTGAAGGCGTGCCACTGACCCATATTCCGGGTGAACATCCCGCGTTTCGTGAGGCGGCACTTGAACTTTCTGAACGAGGCTTTGATTCAATAGTTTTCGGACACACTCACCACGCAGGAGAAGTTCTGCTTGAAACCGGTAGTCGCTATTTCAACAGTGGCAGTTGGCTGATCGGAACCCCGTTTATACACATCAGTGACGGGCGAGTAACTGTAGAAAAGTGGTCGCGCGAATGGAAACCCAAAGCAAACGAGGTCAATCGCGATTCTGGTTCTTCTAATTCTCAAAAATCAATCTCTGCCTAG
- a CDS encoding cyclic nucleotide-binding domain-containing protein produces the protein MGAITLQEKFTSDSVRSFEPGETVFNEGDDSREMFVVLQGTVEVVKVSSRGEIKLAKISRGEFLGEMSLLESLPRSATARAVDHVKLLAIQPGGFLLKIRRDPTFAFEIMQSLSRRIRLTNEALMAALNQGTATPDNVRQIIQGAEFDNNQSDGSPPVDSKL, from the coding sequence ATGGGCGCCATTACTCTCCAAGAAAAGTTCACATCTGATTCTGTTCGCTCGTTTGAACCGGGGGAAACCGTATTCAACGAAGGCGACGACAGCCGCGAAATGTTCGTCGTACTTCAAGGAACTGTTGAAGTCGTAAAAGTGTCATCGCGCGGGGAAATTAAACTCGCTAAAATCTCACGCGGGGAGTTTCTTGGCGAGATGTCGCTGCTGGAGTCTTTACCTCGAAGCGCGACAGCAAGAGCCGTTGATCACGTAAAACTTCTTGCGATTCAGCCTGGCGGCTTCCTTTTAAAAATTCGTCGCGATCCCACTTTTGCTTTCGAAATTATGCAATCGCTTTCACGCCGAATTCGACTGACGAATGAAGCCCTCATGGCAGCGCTCAATCAGGGAACCGCTACGCCTGACAATGTTCGCCAAATTATTCAAGGAGCGGAATTCGACAACAATCAAAGCGATGGCTCTCCACCCGTGGATTCAAAGCTGTGA
- a CDS encoding class I SAM-dependent rRNA methyltransferase, with translation MGTDLRNEKLNEKSTRTDAPTIWRLRPGLEKKFAKGHPWVFSNDLDQSPKGHPSGGTVELRDSRDQFLGFGYGNPSTLISFRLLSRTPVGNLEELIRQKFSAAASARNLTGMDRYSHRMVFGEADGLPGIIVDRYLVDRGEMQVFVVQSSTAGSDLLLPSVAKAIGDFPSRELAFQGRGSTTKAKVITAQDSSARAMEGLMKLPREVLEAGNFDGHRATIQVQMGESASSDAAVEYDVDFIDGQKTGFFLDQRLNVRLAWPSVARIAAAKKKSGQKLRVLDLFCYVGQWSVQVAACARKEGADLELLLADASASALELASHNARRAGGNVTAKKMDILADVGQLPVGSYDVVICDPPAFIKKKKDHPTGRAAYVKLNREAMKRVAPGGIFISCSCSGLLTDEEFVEVLADAKRLSGREILWVAHGGHGEDHPSRSEFPQGRYLKGWIGIVI, from the coding sequence ATGGGAACCGATCTGCGCAATGAAAAGCTGAACGAAAAGTCTACTCGAACTGATGCTCCAACCATATGGCGATTGCGTCCTGGCCTGGAAAAAAAATTCGCAAAAGGCCACCCGTGGGTTTTTTCGAACGACCTGGACCAAAGTCCTAAAGGCCATCCGTCGGGTGGAACCGTCGAGCTTCGAGATTCGCGAGATCAGTTTCTTGGCTTTGGCTATGGCAACCCATCAACGTTGATTTCCTTTCGCTTGCTTAGTCGTACACCTGTTGGAAATTTAGAAGAGCTGATACGCCAAAAGTTTTCAGCGGCAGCGTCGGCTCGCAATTTGACGGGAATGGATCGTTATAGTCACCGCATGGTTTTTGGCGAAGCAGATGGGCTTCCTGGAATAATTGTGGATCGTTACCTTGTTGATCGCGGGGAAATGCAAGTCTTCGTTGTGCAGTCCTCGACGGCGGGAAGCGATCTTCTCTTGCCGTCCGTTGCGAAAGCGATCGGTGATTTTCCGAGTCGGGAGCTGGCGTTTCAGGGACGCGGTTCAACGACAAAGGCCAAAGTCATTACTGCGCAAGATTCATCGGCGAGAGCGATGGAGGGGCTCATGAAACTTCCTCGCGAGGTTCTTGAGGCCGGAAACTTTGATGGGCATCGGGCCACAATTCAAGTTCAGATGGGTGAGTCCGCAAGTTCAGATGCGGCTGTCGAGTACGACGTTGATTTCATTGACGGTCAAAAAACCGGTTTTTTTCTCGATCAAAGGTTGAATGTTCGTCTGGCATGGCCGAGTGTCGCGCGGATCGCGGCTGCAAAGAAGAAGAGCGGTCAGAAGTTAAGAGTTTTGGATTTGTTTTGCTACGTCGGGCAATGGTCCGTTCAAGTCGCTGCCTGCGCCCGGAAGGAAGGGGCAGATCTAGAACTCCTGTTGGCCGATGCGAGTGCTTCGGCGCTTGAGTTAGCGTCGCACAATGCGCGTCGAGCGGGCGGGAATGTGACTGCAAAAAAAATGGATATTTTAGCGGATGTTGGTCAATTGCCAGTCGGCAGTTACGACGTCGTCATTTGCGATCCGCCGGCGTTTATCAAGAAAAAGAAAGATCATCCGACCGGACGTGCTGCTTACGTAAAACTGAACCGCGAGGCCATGAAGCGTGTCGCGCCAGGCGGAATTTTCATTTCTTGCTCCTGTTCTGGTCTTCTGACGGATGAAGAGTTCGTGGAGGTATTGGCGGACGCAAAGCGTCTCAGCGGTCGCGAAATCTTGTGGGTGGCGCATGGCGGTCACGGCGAAGACCATCCATCCAGATCCGAATTTCCCCAGGGGCGTTATTTGAAGGGTTGGATAGGAATCGTAATTTGA